Proteins from one Drosophila gunungcola strain Sukarami chromosome 3R, Dgunungcola_SK_2, whole genome shotgun sequence genomic window:
- the LOC128253423 gene encoding zinc finger and SCAN domain-containing protein 12, with product MNITSSPKVLMKCRICLGDSEEQTMSSLFDDEAENDDLLIEKVEFCCGIKVRQSAKMPTKACHSCTEFVQMWCNFRQMCLNSQVYWETSFPDSERPEDLLQASDGEYMEYLYEKLQLNSGLENNYQEEISQTTEEEQQLEDNVQEVLDVNGYIIDEQIEEENETVKESPEQILISHLDAYVSNPEMEETIEDKLVEDSSLLNEEYYEVDYEELHEDDFLSTSPSPDPSPKEDPRNSGRFRKLGRPRKPDSELKFKRKEISAQGKATKSKIEDKLVCNLCGNVFYKKSMFTAHLMTHTEYKPHQCEICNKAFRQMGELRAHIRRHTGVRPYKCMYCDRHFYDRSERVRHERVHTNTRPYACQECGKTFTHTAILKNHLLVHSGEKNYSCDICSKSFTLLHQLKAHLQTLTHRNKLESSIPNSTDFTQS from the exons ATGAATATCACCAGCTCCCCAAAGGTGTTGATGAAGTGTCGGATTTGCCTAGGCGATTCTGAGGAGCAGACAATGAGTTCTCTTTTTGACGATGAGGCTGAAAACGATGACCTGCTGATCGAGAAGGTTGAGTTCTGCTGCGGCATAAAG GTTCGTCAATCTGCCAAGATGCCAACCAAAGCCTGCCACAGCTGTACCGAATTCGTTCAAATGTGGTGCAACTTCCGTCAGATGTGCCTAAACTCACAGGTGTACTGGGAAACAAGTTTTCCTGATTCGGAGAGACCGGAGGATTTGCTCCAAGCCAGCGACGGCGAGTACATGGAGTATCTGTACGAAAAACTGCAGCTGAATTCGGGCCTTGAAAACAATTACCAGGAGGAGATCAGCCAAACGACAGAGGAAGAGCAACAACTGGAGGATAACGTGCAGGAAGTGCTCGATGTCAACGGGTACATTATAGACGAACAAATCGAAGAGGAAAATGAGACCGTTAAGGAGAGTCCTgaacaaattttgatttccCACCTGGACGCATACGTTAGTAATCCAGAAATGGAAGAAACCATTGAAGATAAGCTTGTAGAGGATTCTTCCCTTCTAAACGAGGAGTACTATGAGGTCGACTACGAAGAACTCCACGAAGATGATTTTCTTTCAACCTCACCTTCGCCGGATCCCAGCCCAAAAGAGGACCCACGCAATTCAGGACGGTTCCGCAAACTGGGAAGGCCCCGCAAGCCGGACAGCGAACTTAAGTTCAAGCGGAAGGAGATCAGCGCACAGGGAAAGGCGACCAAGTCAAAGATAGAGGACAAATTAGTGTGCAACCTGTGTGGCAACGTCTTTTACAAGAAATCCATGTTCACAGCTCATTTGATGACCCATACGGAATATAAACCACACCAATGCGA AATCTGCAACAAAGCCTTTCGTCAAATGGGCGAGCTGCGAGCCCACATTCGTCGTCATACCGGCGTTCGTCCTTACAAATGCATGTATTGCGACCGCCACTTCTACGACCGGAGCGAAAGGGTTCGCCATGAGCGGGTACACACAAATACTCGACCTTACGCCTGTCAGGAGTGCGGCAAGACCTTCACGCACACAGCCATCCTCAAGAATCACCTCCTGGTGCACTCCGGCGAGAAAAATTACAG CTGTGACATATGCTCCAAGTCATTCACCCTGCTGCATCAACTGAAGGCCCATTTGCAGACCCTCACCCACCGCAACAAATTGGAGAGCTCCATACCCAACTCCACGGACTTCACGCAGAGCTAA
- the LOC128253444 gene encoding zinc finger protein 544, translating to MEISIKWSMCRTCTAKKGFMLQSLFKSEAYKQLLLYAGIVVKPDDGLPDQICSDCVDRLEDVDRFLSECKRSDEHLRSLVRQTMSSAASFQTIENKDPPVSQRKRARKQNISERLMEEKPLVIKTDESQCQESRETKAKSVESVPTKKPPSPEEAGHFVYVLNVNTDKEKPTILEDYIISGSVKDSINDNDLESSSQDGTVVIDSMQETSEESQKSEPAPEYDIDLGVVCVPDKYRCRICHNSYAYLSQLKVHMTFHRNEKGYECEVCRKTFRAACNLKTHMRTHTGEKPYKCSYCTRRFADCSTHRKHERMHTNERPYACNICGKTFSLSTSRKAHYLLHSADKPHKCLTCDKAFRLKHQLTAHEKTNAHYLGVTAVIEDSDLMT from the exons ATGGAAATCAGCATTAAGTGGAGCATGTGTCGCACTTGCACCGCCAAGAAAGGCTTCATGCTGCAGTCCCTCTTCAAATCCGAGGCATACAAGCAGTTGCTCTTATATGCAGGCATAGTT GTGAAACCGGATGATGGATTGCCAGATCAAATTTGCTCGGATTGTGTAGACAGGCTGGAGGACGTAGATCGATTCCTGAGCGAATGCAAAAGGTCCGACGAGCACCTAAGAAGCCTTGTGCGCCAAACCATGTCCTCGGCAGCGTCTTTTCAGACCATTGAAAATAAGGATCCGCCTGTTAGCCAAAGAAAGCGTGCTAGAAAGCAGAATATTTCAGAGAGACTCATGGAAGAGAAGCCCCTAGTCATCAAGACTGACGAAAGTCAATGCCAGGAAAGCCGGGAAACGAAAGCCAAATCAGTCGAATCTGTACCCACAAAAAAACCCCCGTCCCCGGAGGAGGCAGGTCACTTCGTTTACGTTTTAAACGTCAATACGGATAAGGAGAAACCCACAATCCTGGAAGACTACATCATCAGTGGTTCAGTCAAGGACAGCATAAATGACAATGACTTGGAAAGCTCATCCCAGGACGGCACCGTCGTTATAGACAGCATGCAGGAGACCAGTGAGGAGTCCCAGAAATCAGAGCCAGCCCCAGAATACGATATTGATCTAGGTGTGGTCTGTGTGCCTGACAAGTATAGATGCAGGATATGCCACAATTCATACGCATATCTCTCACAGCTCAAAGTACACATGACATTTCACCGCAATGAGAAGGGCTATGAGTGCGA GGTGTGCCGAAAGACATTCAGAGCGGCCTGCAACCTGAAAACTCATATGCGAACACACACCGGTGAAAAGCCCTACAAATGTTCATATTGTACTCGCCGATTTGCAGATTGCAGCACTCATCGCAAACACGAACG CATGCACACGAATGAACGACCTTATGCTTGCAACATTTGCGGAAAAACCTTTTCACTTTCCACCTCTCGCAAGGCCCACTACCTTCTGCACAGTGCTGATAAGCCGCACAAGTGCCTCACTTGCGACAAGGCTTTTCGTCTGAAACACCAGCTCACGGCGCACGAGAAGACGAATGCGCACTATCTAGGTGTGACGGCAGTTATCGAGGACAGCGACCTGATGACatag